In the genome of Nonlabens sp. MB-3u-79, one region contains:
- a CDS encoding DUF4129 domain-containing protein, whose protein sequence is MRNRAYLFILFSALAFSNIGKAQVVEDLIKKIEQQPVQIVDTLGRNYDTRDLSVRKIDEDLKGAYSGEAFNYERTQTSSQNLFSRFISWIIEGIQNIFGFTLSPFTIKILTYVFYFLIGAVVVFMIVKLLGNENASKLFGRTTTNTSSVVMEEIHIEEIDFTDLIQSNEREGNFRNAVRYQYLAMLKSLSAQNLIEWDFQKTNTDYYRELKNLDTKEHFKKVSYLYDHVWYGEFPIGEETYREAVAEFQTLKNRAA, encoded by the coding sequence ATGAGGAATAGAGCTTACTTATTCATCCTGTTTAGTGCACTCGCTTTTTCAAATATAGGAAAGGCTCAAGTGGTTGAGGATTTAATTAAAAAAATAGAGCAGCAGCCTGTTCAAATAGTTGATACCCTAGGAAGAAACTACGATACTAGAGACCTTAGCGTACGTAAAATAGATGAGGACTTAAAAGGAGCATACTCAGGAGAAGCGTTCAATTATGAACGTACCCAAACCAGCAGCCAGAACCTCTTCAGTAGGTTTATAAGTTGGATAATCGAGGGAATTCAAAATATATTTGGCTTTACCCTATCGCCATTCACCATTAAAATACTCACTTATGTCTTCTATTTTCTTATCGGTGCAGTTGTTGTTTTTATGATAGTGAAGCTGCTAGGTAACGAAAACGCTTCTAAGCTTTTTGGGAGAACAACTACCAATACCAGTAGTGTAGTGATGGAAGAAATTCATATAGAAGAAATAGACTTTACGGATCTTATTCAAAGCAACGAGCGAGAAGGTAATTTTAGAAATGCGGTACGCTATCAATATTTAGCGATGTTAAAAAGCTTGAGTGCTCAAAATTTAATTGAATGGGACTTTCAAAAAACCAATACCGATTATTACAGAGAATTGAAAAACTTGGACACTAAAGAGCACTTTAAAAAAGTATCCTATTTATACGATCACGTCTGGTATGGAGAGTTTCCTATAGGGGAAGAAACTTATCGAGAGGCAGTAGCAGAATTTCAAACACTTAAAAATAGAGCTGCCTGA
- a CDS encoding stage II sporulation protein M, whose amino-acid sequence MREAAFVKQNKEKWIAFERALDANIKINPDHLSDLYIHLTNDLAYAQTYYENSNTLKYLNSLASQAHQKIYINKKESKNSIVKFFKTDFPLFFSSYQKEFLLAILAFTVAVGIGTISTLFDDSFVRLILGDGYVNMTLENIEAGNPTAVYQDSGQGGMFLGITINNIRVGMMCFALGFLTSIGSLYVIFSNGIMVGAFFTMFYKEGVSLEAWRVIMLHGTIELSIIVVCGAAGIILGNGILFPGTYERKYSLIKSAKAGLKVMVSTIPLFILAGLIEGFITRYAFMPAIINWVIVIGSAALIIWYYGVYPRIVKNKYEQIHRAEAA is encoded by the coding sequence ATGCGCGAAGCTGCTTTCGTCAAGCAAAATAAAGAAAAATGGATTGCTTTTGAAAGAGCATTAGATGCTAATATAAAGATCAATCCAGATCATTTATCTGACTTGTATATACATCTTACTAATGATCTGGCGTATGCACAGACTTATTATGAAAATTCAAATACCTTAAAGTATTTAAATTCGCTAGCGAGTCAGGCGCATCAAAAGATCTATATCAATAAGAAGGAGAGCAAAAATAGCATTGTAAAGTTCTTTAAGACAGATTTTCCATTGTTTTTTTCTAGTTATCAAAAAGAATTTCTTTTAGCTATTCTAGCTTTTACTGTCGCAGTAGGCATAGGGACAATAAGTACGCTCTTTGATGATAGTTTTGTAAGGTTAATCCTAGGAGACGGCTACGTAAACATGACCTTAGAAAATATAGAAGCAGGGAACCCGACAGCTGTTTATCAGGACAGTGGTCAAGGGGGTATGTTTTTAGGAATTACGATCAATAACATAAGAGTAGGAATGATGTGCTTTGCGCTAGGCTTCCTTACTTCGATAGGGTCTTTATATGTGATTTTCAGTAATGGTATTATGGTAGGTGCATTTTTCACCATGTTTTATAAAGAAGGAGTAAGTTTAGAGGCCTGGCGCGTTATTATGTTGCATGGTACTATAGAACTTTCTATCATAGTTGTTTGTGGAGCTGCGGGCATTATCTTAGGAAATGGAATACTGTTTCCGGGGACTTATGAACGTAAATATTCATTAATAAAAAGTGCAAAAGCTGGTTTAAAAGTGATGGTGAGCACTATTCCTTTATTTATCCTAGCAGGCTTGATAGAAGGATTTATTACTAGATATGCTTTTATGCCTGCTATCATCAACTGGGTTATTGTAATAGGAAGTGCAGCGTTAATTATATGGTATTATGGGGTTTATCCTAGAATAGTTAAAAACAAATATGAACAAATACATAGAGCCGAGGCTGCGTAG
- a CDS encoding RDD family protein, which produces MSNTAINTAQNVTIEYEFAGIGKRILAFLLDAVVLIIYIITVSLTVYKAVGLFDENNVLGIRELSLLPIFCYSLFMHLVFNGRTVGKFIMGIKVVKEDGSPARLSDFLIRWILRLIDIVLFFGTVGVVAILFSERKQRLGDIAAKTIVINTRKSTKISHTILEDLGHDYQPQFQNAYILTDADVNEIKDIYRLAEESRDYMTLKELRVKVESLLNTQSDLRDGIFIRTILKDYTYLTQGR; this is translated from the coding sequence ATGTCAAATACTGCAATTAACACGGCACAAAATGTAACTATTGAGTATGAATTTGCTGGTATAGGAAAACGCATTTTAGCTTTTTTACTCGATGCTGTCGTGCTCATTATTTACATCATCACTGTGTCACTAACGGTTTACAAAGCAGTGGGCTTGTTTGATGAAAATAACGTATTAGGAATACGCGAGTTATCCCTTCTTCCTATTTTTTGTTATTCGTTATTCATGCATCTTGTATTTAATGGTCGCACGGTCGGGAAATTTATCATGGGAATTAAAGTAGTTAAAGAAGATGGATCTCCTGCTAGACTGTCTGATTTTCTTATAAGATGGATCTTAAGACTTATAGATATTGTTTTATTCTTTGGAACCGTAGGAGTGGTAGCCATTTTGTTTTCAGAAAGAAAACAACGATTGGGAGATATAGCAGCAAAAACAATTGTTATCAATACTAGAAAAAGCACTAAAATTTCTCATACTATTCTAGAAGACCTAGGTCATGATTACCAGCCACAATTTCAAAATGCTTATATTCTTACTGATGCTGACGTAAATGAGATCAAAGACATCTACCGTCTCGCTGAAGAAAGTCGTGATTATATGACTTTAAAAGAACTTCGCGTGAAGGTAGAATCACTTCTAAACACACAATCAGATTTAAGAGACGGTATATTTATACGCACGATTCTTAAGGACTACACTTACTTAACTCAAGGACGATGA
- a CDS encoding trimeric intracellular cation channel family protein, whose translation MNFIEVIDLIGTIAFAISGALAAFSKKLDPFGIVIIAFVTAAGGGTLRDILIGIQPISWMRNMTFIYTILACVVISFFFRKYLLKLRTTLFLFDTIGIGLYTVVGLEMGLKAGLHPLICIVLGCTTACFGGVIRDILVNEIPVIFRKNIYATACILGGGVYFILLKFKLPLEIVFPASAITVIAIRIASVVFKINLPSPYSKEETPEE comes from the coding sequence ATGAATTTTATAGAAGTTATTGACCTTATAGGAACGATAGCTTTTGCTATTTCTGGTGCTTTAGCAGCTTTTTCAAAAAAATTAGACCCTTTTGGTATTGTGATTATTGCCTTTGTAACTGCTGCTGGCGGTGGTACCTTAAGAGATATCCTTATAGGTATTCAGCCTATTTCATGGATGCGCAATATGACTTTTATTTACACTATTTTAGCCTGTGTTGTCATCTCTTTCTTTTTTAGAAAATACTTATTAAAGCTGCGTACCACGCTGTTTTTATTTGATACGATAGGAATAGGACTTTACACCGTTGTAGGCTTAGAAATGGGACTTAAAGCAGGACTACACCCATTAATTTGTATTGTACTAGGTTGTACCACAGCTTGTTTTGGTGGTGTGATAAGAGATATTTTAGTAAATGAAATTCCGGTGATTTTCCGTAAAAACATATATGCAACCGCATGTATTTTGGGCGGCGGTGTGTACTTTATACTTCTAAAATTTAAATTACCCCTAGAGATTGTTTTCCCTGCCTCAGCAATTACCGTAATCGCTATAAGAATAGCCTCTGTAGTTTTTAAAATCAACCTACCATCACCTTACTCTAAAGAAGAAACCCCCGAAGAGTAA
- a CDS encoding rhomboid family intramembrane serine protease yields MNIWDKFKAKYATFDTSGQLITILFFITLFGWILSSVYEPAYMQLVLPNGFLPALLQPWSWITYGFLHEDLWHFIGNAFGIYIAGRYVLNIFKGRQLLSLFFLGVLAGSISFILATGLMPGFFKGGSMIGASAGVFALIFFACFYFPESEYRLIFVNIKLKYFAYFFLASNLAMVILQLNTGGSLAHLAGAGVGYYTALRMKEGIDILEGFAKIGDYFTSLFKSTSNSTKSERKAKMKTVYKGNNKASKSAAAKSTDQVKVDSILDKISSSGYESLSKAEKDYLFKAGKD; encoded by the coding sequence ATGAATATTTGGGATAAATTCAAGGCAAAATACGCCACGTTTGACACGAGTGGTCAGCTCATTACGATTTTATTTTTCATCACGCTATTCGGTTGGATTTTAAGTAGTGTCTATGAGCCAGCCTATATGCAATTGGTATTACCCAATGGTTTTTTACCTGCCTTATTACAACCTTGGAGCTGGATTACTTACGGCTTTCTTCATGAAGATTTATGGCATTTTATAGGGAATGCGTTTGGGATTTACATTGCGGGAAGGTATGTCTTGAATATATTTAAAGGGAGGCAGTTGCTGTCCCTATTCTTTTTGGGAGTTTTAGCAGGATCCATCTCTTTTATATTGGCTACTGGTTTAATGCCTGGGTTCTTTAAAGGAGGCAGCATGATAGGTGCCAGTGCAGGAGTTTTTGCTTTAATATTTTTTGCTTGTTTTTACTTTCCAGAGTCCGAATACCGACTCATATTTGTGAATATCAAGTTGAAATATTTTGCTTATTTTTTCTTAGCGTCTAATTTAGCTATGGTAATCTTACAATTAAATACAGGCGGCAGTCTAGCACATCTTGCAGGAGCAGGAGTAGGTTATTATACCGCCTTACGTATGAAAGAGGGGATAGATATTCTAGAGGGTTTTGCAAAAATAGGAGACTATTTTACCAGCCTTTTTAAGTCTACGTCCAATTCCACAAAATCAGAGCGCAAAGCAAAGATGAAGACGGTTTATAAAGGGAATAACAAGGCTTCCAAGTCTGCTGCTGCTAAATCTACAGATCAAGTAAAAGTGGATTCCATTTTGGATAAAATTTCTTCTAGTGGTTATGAATCTCTCTCTAAAGCAGAAAAGGATTATCTATTCAAGGCGGGGAAAGATTAG
- a CDS encoding rhomboid family intramembrane serine protease: MFNISLSPMVKNLLIINVMVYLGITFLAPELFETFALWFFKNPNFKIWQPITHMFVHSFDISHLLGNMIALLFLGPAIERWMGSQRFLFFYFMCGIGAFLTVAVVDFYSFTFNNAYFMATSYRIPSVGASGAVYGIMAAFLWLYPNEKLVLFPIPIPIKVKYLIGFYMIKELLATFHIIGSNPSVAHLAHIGGAIFGFIMVWYWKKNDMDKYRIN; the protein is encoded by the coding sequence ATGTTCAATATCAGCTTATCACCTATGGTTAAGAACCTTCTCATCATAAATGTGATGGTTTATCTAGGTATTACCTTTTTGGCACCAGAGTTATTTGAAACCTTTGCATTGTGGTTCTTTAAGAATCCTAATTTCAAAATCTGGCAACCTATTACGCATATGTTTGTGCATAGTTTTGATATTTCTCATTTGCTAGGTAATATGATTGCACTACTTTTTTTAGGGCCAGCAATAGAAAGATGGATGGGGTCTCAACGATTTTTGTTCTTCTACTTCATGTGTGGAATAGGTGCTTTTCTAACCGTTGCTGTGGTAGACTTTTATAGTTTCACCTTCAATAATGCTTATTTTATGGCTACCAGTTATAGAATTCCATCAGTAGGAGCAAGTGGTGCGGTATATGGAATCATGGCAGCTTTTTTATGGTTGTATCCCAACGAGAAGTTAGTTTTGTTCCCCATTCCGATTCCTATAAAAGTTAAATATTTGATAGGGTTCTATATGATCAAAGAATTACTGGCTACCTTTCACATCATAGGCAGTAATCCTTCTGTGGCACACCTGGCACATATAGGTGGAGCCATATTTGGTTTTATAATGGTGTGGTACTGGAAGAAAAATGATATGGACAAATACAGAATCAATTAA
- the mutL gene encoding DNA mismatch repair endonuclease MutL has protein sequence MSDIIKLLPDHVANQIAAGEVVQRPASVVKELLENAIDAGATNVQLIIKDAGKTLIQVIDNGNGMSMTDARMAFERHATSKISTADDLFNLYTKGFRGEALASVAAISQVSVKSKRQEDDLGTLLEIEGSKVTRQEPVVTSQGTMISVRNLFYNVPARRKFLKSDQVELRNITDEFHRVAMVHPEVAMSFSHNDTSLFNLVKSTYRQRIVGIMGSKTNEKLVPVEEETELMTVKGFIGKPEFARKTRGLQYFFVNNRFIKHNYLNHAVASAFEGLLKDKSNPSYFLYLTVPRDSVDINIHPTKTEVKFDDEHSLYAILRASVKHALGQFSVNAIDFQQEKQYEVPYDVAKNAHSQVPKIEVNHDFNPFQQESNTNKSYPTPSFQKPSTQPWEALYAGIEETTQLTDETHMEGSTSSMFQQAEVEQRNIFQLQRKFVISTLKSGLLVVNQQRAHERILYEKLLRQLTVQNGVSQQLLFPIKLNLPVDEVAVLINLQEELEHTGFLFKTLEHNVVEIEGLPLELKEKDVPFVLEAVIAKEQQDLPENTYSPADRLAQTMAVTMSIKTGEALNSQAMENLVDELFACKEPEVTASGKKIFINLSGDSLHSKFN, from the coding sequence ATGTCAGACATTATAAAATTATTGCCAGATCATGTTGCTAATCAAATAGCGGCTGGAGAAGTGGTGCAACGACCAGCAAGTGTGGTTAAAGAATTGCTAGAAAACGCCATCGATGCTGGCGCTACTAATGTACAGCTCATTATCAAAGATGCTGGTAAAACCTTAATCCAGGTGATTGATAATGGAAACGGAATGAGCATGACAGATGCTCGTATGGCTTTTGAACGTCATGCTACCTCAAAAATATCCACTGCAGATGATCTTTTTAACCTGTACACCAAAGGGTTTAGGGGAGAAGCACTTGCTTCAGTGGCTGCCATTTCACAAGTTTCTGTAAAGTCCAAACGACAAGAAGACGATTTAGGCACCCTATTAGAAATAGAAGGAAGTAAAGTCACCCGACAAGAACCTGTAGTCACCTCTCAAGGTACTATGATCAGTGTGCGTAATTTATTTTATAATGTACCCGCCAGAAGAAAGTTTCTCAAATCAGACCAAGTAGAATTGCGCAATATTACTGATGAGTTTCACCGAGTAGCTATGGTACATCCAGAGGTAGCGATGAGTTTTTCTCACAACGACACTTCTTTGTTTAACTTGGTAAAAAGTACTTACAGACAACGTATTGTCGGGATTATGGGATCTAAGACTAATGAAAAACTAGTTCCTGTAGAAGAAGAAACTGAGTTGATGACGGTTAAAGGTTTTATAGGGAAGCCCGAATTTGCTAGAAAAACTCGCGGTCTTCAATACTTCTTTGTGAATAATAGATTTATAAAGCACAATTATTTGAATCACGCGGTTGCCAGTGCTTTTGAAGGTCTTTTAAAAGACAAATCAAATCCGTCGTATTTTCTATACCTCACGGTTCCTAGAGATAGCGTAGATATTAATATTCACCCAACAAAAACAGAGGTGAAGTTTGATGATGAGCACAGTTTATACGCCATTCTTAGAGCAAGTGTCAAGCATGCTCTAGGGCAGTTTTCTGTAAATGCTATTGATTTTCAGCAAGAAAAGCAATATGAAGTGCCTTATGATGTGGCAAAAAATGCACACTCGCAAGTTCCTAAGATAGAAGTAAATCATGATTTTAATCCCTTCCAACAAGAAAGCAATACCAATAAATCCTATCCAACACCTTCTTTTCAAAAACCATCAACGCAACCATGGGAAGCTTTGTATGCAGGAATAGAAGAAACCACACAGCTTACTGATGAGACGCATATGGAGGGTTCTACTTCTTCTATGTTTCAACAAGCAGAAGTAGAGCAGCGCAATATTTTTCAGTTACAGCGCAAGTTTGTAATCAGTACATTAAAAAGTGGGTTGCTGGTGGTGAATCAACAACGCGCACACGAGCGTATTCTGTATGAAAAGTTATTGAGACAGCTTACCGTTCAAAACGGAGTAAGCCAGCAATTGCTTTTTCCTATAAAGCTCAATTTACCGGTAGATGAAGTGGCTGTTCTTATCAATTTGCAAGAAGAACTGGAACATACAGGCTTTTTATTTAAAACATTAGAGCACAATGTGGTAGAGATCGAAGGGCTTCCATTAGAATTAAAAGAAAAGGATGTTCCTTTTGTTTTAGAGGCTGTTATTGCAAAAGAGCAACAGGACTTGCCAGAAAACACCTATTCCCCAGCAGACAGACTTGCCCAGACTATGGCTGTCACTATGTCTATTAAAACTGGTGAGGCGTTGAATAGTCAAGCGATGGAAAACTTAGTAGACGAATTGTTTGCCTGCAAAGAGCCAGAAGTCACCGCTTCAGGAAAAAAAATATTTATCAACCTATCGGGAGATAGTCTTCATTCAAAATTTAATTAG
- a CDS encoding riboflavin synthase subunit beta: protein MGFIGRRKNKKYDYEPRYYKSSTGAKPFEIKHKFDDQRYTVESVGLKGKFGNAIQDLKQGADVVVKRRLLIIITILVLLFLWIIDFDLSIFRF from the coding sequence ATGGGATTTATAGGTCGCAGAAAGAATAAAAAATACGATTATGAGCCACGTTACTATAAAAGTAGTACTGGCGCAAAGCCTTTTGAAATCAAACATAAGTTTGATGATCAGCGCTATACGGTGGAAAGTGTAGGGTTAAAAGGTAAATTCGGCAATGCGATTCAAGATCTTAAACAAGGAGCAGATGTAGTGGTGAAAAGAAGACTTTTGATTATTATAACTATTCTAGTTCTCCTATTTCTCTGGATCATCGATTTTGATTTATCCATCTTTAGATTTTAA
- a CDS encoding ABC-F family ATP-binding cassette domain-containing protein, whose translation MLTVSNLSVQFGKRVLFDEVNAKFGGSNCYGIIGANGAGKSTFLKIITGKMDATSGHVNLQAGKRMSVLEQDHNAHDQDTVLETVLKGNKPLYELKAQIDALYADYNDENADKIGELQVAFEEMDGWNADSAAASLLSNLGIGEGYHSTLMSDMDNKLKVRVLLTQALFGSPDLLVMDEPTNDLDYETIAWLEHFLANYENTVIVVSHDRHFLDAVCTNIADIDFGKINQYSGNYAFWYESSQLAARQRQQANKKAEDKKKELQEFIARFSANMAKSKQATSRKKMIDKLDISEIKPSSRRYPAIIFDRDREAGDQILNIEKLTGSVDGEVLFKDIDINLAKGDKVVVFSRDSRATSLFYDIINDRATADSGAFNWGVTTVQSYLPVDNSAFFDVDLDLVDWLRQYAQTEEEREEVHIRGFLGKMIFSGEEALKSARVLSGGEKVRCMLSRMMMKRANVLIVDEPTNHLDLESIQALNNSLKNFKGTVLLTTHDHEFAQTVGNRVIELTPNGAIDRYTTFEEYMDDKKIKELRDKMYTV comes from the coding sequence ATGTTAACGGTTTCTAATTTATCGGTACAATTCGGTAAGCGCGTATTATTTGACGAGGTAAATGCAAAATTCGGTGGTAGTAATTGCTACGGAATTATTGGTGCAAATGGGGCAGGTAAATCTACTTTCCTTAAAATTATTACTGGTAAAATGGATGCTACTAGTGGTCATGTAAATCTGCAGGCGGGCAAGAGAATGTCTGTTCTTGAGCAAGATCACAATGCCCATGATCAGGATACTGTTCTGGAAACAGTGCTTAAAGGGAACAAGCCTCTTTATGAATTAAAGGCACAGATTGACGCACTCTATGCAGACTATAACGACGAGAATGCAGATAAAATAGGAGAGCTTCAAGTCGCTTTTGAAGAAATGGACGGTTGGAATGCTGATAGCGCTGCGGCATCGCTTCTTTCTAACTTAGGAATAGGAGAGGGATATCATTCTACCTTGATGAGTGATATGGATAATAAATTAAAGGTGCGTGTATTGTTGACACAAGCACTTTTTGGCTCCCCAGACCTGCTGGTGATGGATGAGCCTACTAACGATTTAGATTATGAAACGATCGCATGGTTAGAGCACTTTCTAGCAAATTATGAAAACACGGTAATCGTAGTATCTCACGATAGACATTTCTTGGATGCCGTATGTACCAATATAGCCGATATTGATTTCGGTAAAATCAATCAATATAGTGGTAACTACGCCTTCTGGTACGAGTCCTCTCAACTAGCCGCAAGACAGCGCCAGCAAGCAAATAAAAAAGCCGAAGACAAGAAAAAAGAATTACAAGAGTTTATTGCTCGATTTAGTGCTAACATGGCAAAGTCTAAACAAGCTACTTCTCGTAAGAAGATGATAGATAAATTAGACATTTCTGAAATCAAACCTTCCTCTAGACGTTATCCTGCTATTATTTTTGACAGAGATCGCGAGGCTGGAGACCAAATTCTCAATATAGAGAAACTTACAGGTTCTGTAGATGGAGAAGTGCTTTTTAAAGATATAGACATCAACCTTGCTAAAGGTGATAAAGTCGTTGTTTTTTCTAGAGATAGCCGCGCGACTTCTTTATTTTACGATATTATAAACGATCGTGCAACTGCAGATTCTGGAGCTTTTAATTGGGGTGTGACTACAGTTCAAAGTTATTTACCTGTTGATAATTCAGCGTTTTTTGATGTAGACTTGGACTTAGTAGACTGGTTAAGACAGTACGCGCAAACAGAAGAGGAAAGAGAAGAAGTTCATATTAGAGGTTTCTTAGGTAAAATGATTTTCTCTGGAGAAGAAGCTTTAAAAAGTGCTCGTGTACTTTCTGGAGGAGAAAAGGTGCGTTGCATGCTATCCCGCATGATGATGAAAAGAGCAAACGTTCTTATTGTCGATGAACCTACCAACCACTTAGACCTGGAATCCATCCAAGCCTTAAACAACAGTCTTAAAAACTTTAAAGGAACCGTACTTTTAACTACTCATGATCATGAGTTTGCTCAAACAGTAGGTAATCGTGTCATCGAATTGACTCCTAATGGTGCGATAGATCGCTATACTACTTTTGAAGAATATATGGACGATAAGAAGATCAAGGAATTGAGAGATAAGATGTACACGGTATAG
- a CDS encoding redoxin domain-containing protein, with product MFKKLSLSRKPNRIISFTIYTMACLLLLSSCENEQQGDTTSIVLTGKIINPRTDYVILRNYSGIQDTLKLNAKGVFSKKYENITPGLFTFVHTNEYQSFYLGYGDTLRWRLNTKAFDESLAFTGAAAKENNYLIDLFLEIEKNNRSLLSEYQREPSNFKKMIDGLTEARIKKLKQAARKNNFQDPFVENTIKIIKFNGWSRLERYAYTHYGKNEILKSDVLPSNFYSYRHHLEICDRELLNNYAYRPYVISLVSNIALYNCARKHGSGKAVDRMGYDYRKEKLHVIDSLFTDQELKGLFAGIETRNFIRSRKNAAEISDLVSEFLEMSQDKVLNDNITKMAATYMNLDPGNKLPNFELYQYNNNKITNLSSQVKGIGVLFYWSNENESYALRIHKKVNELREKYPEINFIGINLDNPTSNVWHEASEKFGFNESSEFQLVDNQSISKQLALRNDNRSMVVGGPELTILDPNINLFHYQIETTLLGHLSR from the coding sequence ATGTTTAAAAAACTATCGCTTTCGCGAAAGCCTAACCGTATCATTTCCTTTACCATTTATACAATGGCATGCCTGCTATTACTTTCTAGCTGTGAAAATGAGCAACAAGGCGACACGACTTCTATAGTGCTTACTGGAAAGATTATTAATCCACGAACAGATTATGTAATCTTAAGAAATTATTCCGGTATACAAGACACTTTAAAGTTAAATGCAAAAGGTGTATTTAGCAAAAAGTATGAAAATATAACGCCCGGACTATTCACGTTTGTGCATACTAATGAATACCAGTCCTTCTATCTAGGTTATGGAGATACTTTGAGATGGCGATTGAACACAAAGGCTTTTGATGAATCACTAGCTTTTACTGGAGCAGCGGCAAAGGAAAACAATTATCTCATTGACTTGTTTTTAGAAATCGAAAAAAACAATAGAAGCTTATTAAGTGAATACCAAAGAGAGCCTAGTAACTTTAAAAAAATGATCGATGGCCTTACAGAGGCAAGGATCAAAAAATTAAAACAAGCCGCAAGAAAAAATAACTTCCAAGATCCTTTTGTTGAAAACACTATTAAAATTATAAAATTCAATGGCTGGTCGAGACTAGAGCGTTATGCCTATACCCATTATGGTAAAAACGAAATCCTAAAGAGTGATGTGTTGCCCTCTAATTTTTATTCTTATCGACACCATCTAGAAATATGTGACAGAGAATTGCTTAACAATTATGCCTACCGACCTTATGTCATTTCTCTAGTCTCTAATATTGCTCTATACAACTGCGCTCGTAAACACGGTTCTGGAAAAGCTGTGGATAGAATGGGGTACGATTATCGCAAAGAAAAACTTCATGTCATCGATAGCCTATTTACAGATCAGGAACTAAAAGGACTGTTTGCAGGAATAGAAACTAGAAACTTTATAAGAAGCAGAAAAAATGCTGCCGAAATCAGCGATTTAGTTTCTGAATTTCTAGAAATGTCTCAAGATAAAGTTCTTAACGACAACATTACTAAAATGGCTGCGACCTATATGAATTTAGATCCTGGCAATAAACTTCCTAATTTTGAATTGTATCAATACAACAACAATAAGATCACTAATTTATCTTCACAGGTAAAAGGTATAGGGGTTCTTTTCTATTGGTCTAATGAAAACGAATCTTACGCCCTACGCATTCATAAAAAAGTAAACGAGTTAAGAGAAAAGTATCCTGAAATCAATTTTATAGGTATCAATCTTGATAATCCTACCAGCAATGTATGGCATGAGGCAAGTGAAAAATTTGGTTTTAATGAATCCTCAGAATTCCAGCTAGTAGATAATCAGTCTATCAGTAAGCAACTTGCTCTTAGAAATGATAATCGAAGTATGGTAGTTGGTGGTCCAGAGCTTACTATTTTAGATCCTAACATCAACCTATTTCATTATCAGATAGAAACCACCTTATTGGGACACCTAAGCAGGTAA
- the fsa gene encoding fructose-6-phosphate aldolase, translating to MKFFIDTANLEQIADGQDMGILDGVTTNPSLMAKEGITGEENIINHYKKICELVDGDVSAEVISIDFEGMVKEGEALAALNDQIVVKLPMTKEGVKACKYFTDKGIKTNVTLVFSAGQALLAAKAGATYVSPFIGRLDDISTDGLNLIAEIRMIYDNYGFETQILAASVRHTMHIIDCAKLGADVMTGPLSSIEGLLKHPLTDIGLAKFLADYKKGNS from the coding sequence ATGAAATTTTTTATTGATACCGCAAACCTAGAACAAATCGCAGATGGCCAAGATATGGGTATTCTCGATGGAGTAACCACTAACCCTTCTCTTATGGCTAAAGAAGGAATAACGGGTGAAGAAAATATTATCAACCATTATAAAAAAATCTGTGAGCTGGTAGATGGAGATGTCAGTGCAGAAGTTATTTCTATAGATTTTGAAGGGATGGTAAAGGAAGGTGAAGCTCTTGCTGCCCTAAACGATCAGATAGTGGTAAAACTTCCTATGACCAAAGAAGGTGTGAAGGCTTGTAAGTATTTTACAGATAAAGGAATTAAAACAAATGTTACACTTGTTTTCAGTGCAGGGCAAGCATTACTTGCTGCAAAAGCAGGTGCTACTTATGTTTCACCGTTTATAGGCAGACTTGATGATATCAGTACCGATGGTTTAAACCTTATTGCCGAGATCAGAATGATTTATGACAACTACGGTTTTGAGACACAAATTCTTGCTGCATCAGTACGACACACCATGCATATCATTGATTGTGCAAAATTAGGGGCAGATGTCATGACTGGACCACTTTCTTCTATAGAAGGATTGTTAAAACACCCATTAACAGATATAGGTCTTGCAAAATTCCTTGCTGACTATAAAAAAGGGAATTCATAA